From one Peptoniphilaceae bacterium AMB_02 genomic stretch:
- a CDS encoding DUF6054 family protein: protein MGLNMKLKGNNSISIVELSAILENQIGADLITKTGRVAGDLTVILMCFEKFYFRTGSYAGLTIMLSESPEEQIADVVGFGGGDGIFNISWGANRNFAERAAEIIRGNGFEIEIGNQE, encoded by the coding sequence ATGGGATTAAATATGAAGTTAAAAGGCAATAATAGTATAAGTATAGTAGAATTATCTGCAATTTTAGAAAATCAAATAGGAGCAGATTTGATTACAAAAACCGGAAGGGTAGCAGGTGATTTGACAGTTATTTTAATGTGCTTTGAAAAGTTTTATTTTAGAACAGGTAGTTACGCGGGACTCACTATTATGCTTTCTGAATCGCCGGAAGAACAAATAGCCGATGTTGTCGGATTTGGTGGAGGTGATGGTATATTCAACATCAGTTGGGGTGCAAATCGAAACTTCGCCGAAAGGGCAGCAGAAATAATCAGAGGAAATGGATTTGAGATAGAAATAGGAAATCAAGA